From the genome of Candidatus Electrothrix communis, one region includes:
- a CDS encoding peptidoglycan-binding domain-containing protein, with protein MKQMKNGVAIGAVALFALTGCVADVAYVPQNSGSQPCVQGPCDEQQGAGQKVVVKGGQQGQQVSAPDAVAPTYAQQGQQGQDLGEGLPTNVNPGECYSRCLAPAVFEDVEEEIEVAPAMERTEIIPAEYEWVEEQVVAKEASEEIKVIPGRYEQQTEQVVVKEESEQVKVIPARYEWQEVQEVVKEASEEFKAIPAVYAWREGQVMVSPEIVKITLTNPGYEEVKEQVLVKAPSAKWIKKATHCSPEDIKMGLTDCDTLCYVAVPAMYKMVIKKVPTDCAGGVDGCRQVVVIPAEYKPVRTKVVVEPARTETITVPAEYRTVRKQVMIEPARTETVVIPAEYRNVQKKVMVEPARTEVVPVPAEYKTVRVKKLVKEAEETVVQVPAEYKTIVKSVKVSDSKIVWRPALCEDEAVDSKIREMQSALSREGFYTGEVNGVLTQETNEAIRAYQVERGLPQGGGMTLETLESLGIY; from the coding sequence ATGAAACAGATGAAGAATGGCGTGGCCATCGGGGCTGTCGCCCTTTTTGCTTTAACTGGTTGTGTTGCGGATGTTGCCTATGTTCCACAGAATTCCGGGTCACAACCCTGTGTCCAGGGGCCTTGTGATGAACAACAGGGAGCTGGTCAAAAGGTAGTGGTAAAAGGAGGGCAGCAGGGGCAGCAGGTGTCTGCGCCTGATGCAGTTGCGCCAACTTATGCTCAGCAAGGGCAGCAAGGGCAGGATCTTGGCGAAGGATTGCCTACAAATGTTAACCCCGGTGAGTGTTACTCTCGCTGTCTTGCCCCGGCTGTTTTTGAAGATGTAGAGGAAGAGATTGAGGTTGCTCCGGCTATGGAGCGGACCGAAATTATTCCTGCCGAGTACGAATGGGTAGAAGAACAGGTCGTTGCCAAAGAAGCATCTGAGGAAATTAAAGTTATTCCTGGGAGATATGAGCAGCAGACTGAGCAGGTTGTTGTCAAAGAAGAATCTGAACAAGTCAAAGTTATTCCTGCACGGTACGAGTGGCAGGAAGTACAGGAAGTTGTCAAAGAGGCTTCTGAAGAATTTAAAGCTATTCCTGCGGTCTATGCATGGCGTGAAGGGCAGGTTATGGTCTCCCCGGAGATCGTAAAAATAACCTTGACCAACCCCGGTTACGAGGAAGTCAAAGAGCAGGTATTGGTCAAAGCTCCTTCTGCAAAGTGGATCAAAAAAGCGACGCATTGTTCTCCTGAAGATATCAAAATGGGTCTGACCGACTGTGATACCCTGTGTTATGTAGCCGTTCCCGCTATGTACAAAATGGTTATCAAAAAAGTGCCGACAGACTGTGCCGGTGGAGTTGACGGATGCCGGCAGGTAGTGGTTATCCCCGCAGAATACAAGCCGGTTAGAACAAAGGTTGTTGTTGAGCCCGCAAGGACTGAGACTATTACTGTGCCTGCTGAGTACCGCACAGTCAGAAAACAGGTTATGATTGAGCCCGCCAGGACAGAGACGGTTGTTATTCCTGCTGAGTACAGAAATGTACAGAAGAAGGTTATGGTTGAACCAGCCCGAACTGAGGTTGTCCCGGTTCCTGCTGAGTACAAGACTGTTAGGGTGAAAAAGCTTGTTAAAGAGGCTGAGGAAACAGTTGTTCAGGTTCCTGCCGAATACAAGACTATTGTTAAGAGCGTTAAGGTCTCCGACAGTAAGATCGTATGGCGTCCGGCTCTTTGTGAGGATGAAGCTGTTGATTCAAAAATCAGAGAGATGCAAAGTGCTTTGAGCCGGGAAGGTTTCTATACCGGAGAGGTTAACGGCGTACTGACCCAAGAGACCAACGAGGCGATTAGAGCGTATCAGGTTGAACGAGGGTTACCGCAAGGTGGTGGAATGACCCTTGAGACCCTTGAGTCGTTGGGGATTTATTAA